GGCCGTGAATCCCGCAGGTCCATGAATCTTCGTTTGTGGGAGCGACGTCAGTCGCGATGAAGAGCCAAAGATCCGTCATCGCGACTGACGTCGCTCCCACATCCATCCTCTAGACTGGCGACGTCCATCGCATCAGATCGAGATTCCCATGAAGCGCTCTTTCCCGTTGCTGCTGTTGTCGTTTGGCATGGCCCCCGCTTTCGCCGCGGACATCCCCGGCGGCGGCATCAGCGCCGACAACCTGTCGAAGCATGTGGAAGTGCTGGCTTCGGATGAATTCGAAGGCCGCGCGCCGGCGACACCCGGTGAGACAAAGACGATCGCCTACATCGTCGACGCCTTGAAGAAGGCGGGTGTCCAACCCGGTGGCGAACAAGGCGGCTGGACGCAGGCGGTGCCGCTGGTGCGCGCGCAGGTGGACGGTCCTGTGCGCGCGTCGCTGCACGTCGATGGCGCTACCCAGGCGCTCGCCAATGGCGAGGACGTGGTGTTGCAGAGCCTGAGTCCGGTCGACAGGGTCGCCGTCACCGACGCGCCGCTGATCTTCGTCGGTTATGGCGTCGATGCGCCGGAGCGGGACTGGGACGACTTCAAACAGGTCGACCTGCGCGGCAAGGTCGCGGTGGTGCTGGTCAACGATCCGGATTTCGAGACCGATGCGCCGGGTGCGTTCGACGGGCGTGCGGTGACCTATTACGGCCGCTGGACCTACAAATACGAGGAGCTCGCGCGCCAGGGCGCTGCGGGCGTGCTGATCGTCCATGAAACGGCGCCGGCCGCCTACGGCTGGGCGACCGTGCGCGCCTCCGGCCTGTCGGCGGTGTTCGATATCCCGCGACCGGACGCGGCGGAGTACCACACCCTGCTGCGGGGCTGGATGCAGCGCGACCTCGCGGTGTCGCTGTTCAAGCGCGCGGGGCTGGATTTCGATGCGGAGAAGCGCCGTGCGCAGACGGAGGCGTTCACGCCGGTGGCGCTGGGCGATGCCACCTTGTCCGCCGCGTTCGCGGTGAAGCGCGACCAGGTGGTCACGCGCAACGTCATCGGTCGGCTGGAGGGTGCGCAGCGCCCCGACGAAACCGTCATCTATTCCGCGCACTGGGATGCCTTCGGTGTGGGCGAACCCGACGCGGCTGGCGACGCCGTGCGGCACGGCGCGGTCGACAACGCGACCGGGGTGGCTGCGGTGATCGAGCTGGCGCGGGTGTTCGCCGCCGGCCCGCGTCCGCAACGCACGCTGCTGTTCATGGCACTGACGGCCGAGGAGAAAGGCCTGCAGGGCGCGACGTATTACGCGGCGAATCCGCTCACCGCCTTGGCGAAGACCGCCGCCGTGCTGAACATCGAAATGCTCAGCCCCGATGGCCCCACCCACGACATCGCCTCGTGGGGCAACGGGCGCGTGTCGCTGGAAGGCGACCTGAAACGCGTGGCGGAGGCGCAAGGTCGGACGTACTCGCCGGACCCGAACCTGGAAGCGGGCTTCTTCTACCGTGCCGACCATTTCGCCTTCGCGCGCGCTGGCGTTCCGGCGATCACCGTCGGCGCAGGCCTGGATCGCGTGGAGGGCGGCGTCGCTGGCGGCAAGGCCCTGCGCGATGCCTACTTCGCCAAGTGCTACCACCAGCCGTGCGATGCCTGGACCGACGGATGGGATGCGCGTGGTCAGGCGCAGGACGTGGAGATCCTCTATGCGCTGGGTCGCGAGATCGCCGACGGCGCGACGTGGCCGCACTGGCGGGAGGGCTCGGAGTTCGAGGCCACGCGCGCGCGCAGCGACGCCGAGCGCAAATAACCGCACGCATTCGCACCGCTGATGCGGTGGTGCGCGCTATGCTGCGCATCCTTGTTGTCTTCGCGGTCGTTGCCATGACGCCTCACCACGCATTGGTCTACCAGAGCCAGGCCACGCGCCCGCTGGATGCGTCCGACCTCGACATCCTGCTGCTGGACGCGCGCATCAACAACGAACTCGCGAACGTCACCGGCGTGCTGCTGTACGGGGACCAGCAGTTCGTGCAGTACCTTGAAGGCGCGCGCCCTGACGTGGAGCAGATCTACGCGCGGATCACGCGGGCCAGCCAGCATCACCGGCTGGAAATCCTCGAGCAGGGCAGGGTCGAGGCCCGCCGGTTCCAGCGCTGGCACATGGGGTTCTCGGACGCGCCGCAGACCGTGGTGCAGCAGTTGAGCCAGGCGCAATGGAAGCGCGACGCGCCGTGGCTGGACGAGCACGTCCCATCGTCGCCGGGGCTGGCGCGCCTGCTCACGTTCTGGAGCGAGCAGGCCATCCTCAGCCGCTGATGCGGTCAGGGCCAGCGGTTCGGCGTGTCCCGCGCGCTGTCCTCGTCCATCGGCACCA
This genomic stretch from Pseudoxanthomonas sp. CF385 harbors:
- a CDS encoding M28 family metallopeptidase, which translates into the protein MKRSFPLLLLSFGMAPAFAADIPGGGISADNLSKHVEVLASDEFEGRAPATPGETKTIAYIVDALKKAGVQPGGEQGGWTQAVPLVRAQVDGPVRASLHVDGATQALANGEDVVLQSLSPVDRVAVTDAPLIFVGYGVDAPERDWDDFKQVDLRGKVAVVLVNDPDFETDAPGAFDGRAVTYYGRWTYKYEELARQGAAGVLIVHETAPAAYGWATVRASGLSAVFDIPRPDAAEYHTLLRGWMQRDLAVSLFKRAGLDFDAEKRRAQTEAFTPVALGDATLSAAFAVKRDQVVTRNVIGRLEGAQRPDETVIYSAHWDAFGVGEPDAAGDAVRHGAVDNATGVAAVIELARVFAAGPRPQRTLLFMALTAEEKGLQGATYYAANPLTALAKTAAVLNIEMLSPDGPTHDIASWGNGRVSLEGDLKRVAEAQGRTYSPDPNLEAGFFYRADHFAFARAGVPAITVGAGLDRVEGGVAGGKALRDAYFAKCYHQPCDAWTDGWDARGQAQDVEILYALGREIADGATWPHWREGSEFEATRARSDAERK
- a CDS encoding BLUF domain-containing protein — protein: MTPHHALVYQSQATRPLDASDLDILLLDARINNELANVTGVLLYGDQQFVQYLEGARPDVEQIYARITRASQHHRLEILEQGRVEARRFQRWHMGFSDAPQTVVQQLSQAQWKRDAPWLDEHVPSSPGLARLLTFWSEQAILSR